The Leptidea sinapis chromosome 3, ilLepSina1.1, whole genome shotgun sequence genome segment AGAGTAGGGTGCTACTAGTCCTACAACTCTATGATAAAGTTGATCCTGAAAAGGTAGTTGTTATAATCTCAATAAACTACCTATAATTAATTTAACCTTTACCTTTtccatttaacataatatacactTGTACTTTTACTgttttacttactttaaatgtttattgttacAGCTTACCCTGAACTCCCATTTTATGCAAGATTTGGGCCTAGATTCCTTGGACCATGTTGAAGTTATCATGGCCATGGAAGATGAGTTTGGCTTTGAAATCCCAGATGGAGATGCAGAGAGGCTTCTTAAACCACAAGATATAGTACAATACATATGTGACAAGGaagatatttttgaataaaccacatttaaaattcaAGCCTAGTGTCTCgttattattatgtttggtTGTTATCTAATTCAGCATGTTAGATTTCTACACATATACTTATTGAAGTGATTATGGCCAGACAACCTGGATGTATAAAGTgttaattgtttatatttcaatatatgctgttagattagattattattgtttttattctcAATAttggatgcttgggaggattcataTAATGTGCTTGcagtgttttgtgatttatctaaggcatTTGACTGTGTCCATCATGAAACTttgcttaaaaaaattatcactatGGGGTTAGAGATGTTTctctagatttaataaaattgtatttgtgtagTAGATTTCAAAGAGTAGAGattaatggaaaaagatcaactggctgTATCATATCAATGAGTGTACCACATTGTTCTGTGGTACACCCAgttgggtccttttttgttcctggtttacaTCAATGATTTGCCATATCTTATTCAAAATGATAtactgtttgctgatgatacatctttgttatttaaaataaaactacagcaaaaaaaaaattctgtcaGGTTGATGAtgacattgctgaagtagtaaattggtttaatggttaacaacttacttttaaacaaaaggtttacacttccaatataaagcaccaatcaacacctataaaaattaataatgacaaactgGATATAGTAGAAATGACAAGATTCTTAGGCATTACTGTAAGCTACAATAGGGGGctgatataaaaaaacttatgtaatagATTAAGCTTTACAGtatttgccataaaaaaaaattaggcagctgaccgATTTTGAAatggctagacttgtatatttcagctactatcatagtgtcatgtcctacggaattatattgtggggtagggctgcagatattgacaacatatttgtgctgcagaaaagggcatTAGGGccgtgttatattttataataaactgccaaatgataataaaatattaccactacaaaaatttaaatgtatctttaaaaaaattaacatctaaaGCCTGTTATAATGAGagagattatttgaatgatatagTTGggatcacggacgagtaaaataaactttttttactattatgtaTAAGGGGGATAGTCTTTATTGATTACTTATTATTGCTGAGGATGTATAATAAATGTggattattttcacaaaatccatattactgaacaagtatgcaaacattataaatatactcATCTGCTTTTCAAAATTTGCAAACTGTTTATTAAAGTTCTTTGTGGGAAACTAAAATATTAGCTGAGaatgtcaaatatattttaaggtaCTATACCTCAAGCATAATCACACACATAACAAGTAAGACTCAGCTGCCCTATGGTCTGATTGAAttccaaattattaaaatggttTTCAAATAAGATGGGTGTTTTAAAACACCCATTGCCTTCTTTGTAAGTgctgtacatatatatatatatatatacatatatatatttaataacatgtatatatatatacatacatgtaattgacttcaaaaatatttttcaaggaTTCAATTTTGAAGATgggcataatatattatgttgcaaTTGCAATTACAAAGCTTGGAAGAGAAGAATTAATGAAAAACGTATGTTTTGATAGACTCAAACTTCCTGTATTCCATAgtttgtaataaaatgaaaGCAAATCAAGAATTAAACCATTTATTAATCAACTTTACTGATGAACTGTGACAGTCAACAACATTCATGGAGAACAAAAGAAACATACTATaagcatacaaaatatttacagtaACCTCACTACAACACATCACAACATATAacgaaaattaatattttatagtactaaagtactatattatatacagtgaCTACAGTGAGCCTCACAATCCTAAATAAATACTAGaatcttttattattgtttttaaaaatttttggttGAGATATTAGCAAGTATAAATGATATGCTGGTGTGATTTTCAAGTGGATAACTTACCCTGACACccagaatatttttttagtaataagAGAAGCCAACAAAATTTTGCCAGTACAATAGCAACATAACTATTTTCACTTATAGTAATGGGTACATGAGTTACACACTATACATTTTGTAATACTTGCCTATGCTcagttaagaaaataaatcaaaattatataatacagcTATACAACAGgcacaataaatataattttaaataaattacacatAAACAGATCCTAGATTCATTATGAGGGTCTTTTACTATATTTGAACTATCTTGATCCGAGTATCTTAATTTCATATAACCTCCAATCAAATGTAGGGGCTGATATGACTAATAAGGAATgtactaataataacatttaggACATGAAAATCTGAATACCAATTGATGTAATACTACTACTTATTTGGAGCTACAAAAATGTATATGGTCTCTTGGACCATAGACATTGTTCAAGATCAGAATATTAGAGATTATTGAattagaaatttcctttaatatTTTCACAATTCAATGGTGTCTAATCACAGTCTTTGATCATCCACTTATTCGAGCAAAATCACAATGCTACCTAAACCTATTGGACCTTGACCGTCCAGCTGATCGCAATCTGCGACCAGCAATAGAATCCACTCGCGCAACTTTGATCACAGGTAGCCAATCACACAAGCCTTGCAGAGCTCGCTTATTTTTACTTATCTTCTCCTCTTTATCATCACTTTCAGATGTTGTCCTTTTATCGCTATCAGATTCTTTTGAATTATGTTCACTACATTTTTCTTCTACAAtttcagaattatttttatcttcacAAACATCCATAGGAATAATTGGATCTGGAAACCTACTCTCTTGAGAATCAGATTTTAGTGTATATGTATTAGCATCAATTTTACTGTCTTTATCTTCAGTTAAAGTTATTTCAGTCTCAGACAGACCTTGATCTACCTCACTGATAGTATCATCATCAGTGTCAATAGaggactggccaacactgcctTCAGTCTTACTTTGACATTCAAAGCTACTTGTCCTTGAGcccttttttttattctttttactaGGCCAGCCTGTTTTGTTCTTCTTCTTGAATCTGCCACGACGACCCCGTGTAGCTGTACCCTGTTTGATTTCATTACTAATTAAATCACAATTTTCACATTCAGAAACCAAGCTTGACACATCAAGTATTGTTTTTGAAGGAATAACAGCAGAATCACTATCAATCAACTCATCAGACACATCATAATCTGAAGCATCATCAAATACTTCTGATAGGAATTGTTGTAATCTCTCTGAAGCTTCTTGAGCTTCTGACAGGACAAGTTCAGTTTTACTAGTAACATTTGTATCAACTACAGTATCTTCAGATGCTGTGGATTTTGTATCATCAATTATATGCTTGTGTCTGTGCAGCAATCCTGCTGAGCCTAATATAGCTAATGTTGATGCATGTTCTCTGGGAGACTTCCTAGGGTGGCTTTCAAGTGCAATAACTGCCTCAGTGCGCTTCTTCATTCTTCGTTTTTTCATACCTCTAGTCCCATAAGATCTAGAGGGTCCAGGTTTCTCCTCCCTCTGTTTCACCAAATCACTTAGAGGACAACAATTTGGTTTTAATGATGGTAACTGACCCATTTCATAAGGTAACTTTGGTGATTTTGTATAGATtgctgaaacaaaataataaagtttaaacataagaaattatattaataaataggaaatcagaaaatataatattatcgtaCATGTAATGTAATACTTGTATTCAATGTTTGAACAGATAAGgacatttattttaatcttaCCAAAATAGTTAGAGACATTTCTTGCAACAATTTTATCTTCATCTTGTCGTTTAAATGATTCAAACCATGGTTCACTTTGTGGTACAGATTCAAATGCAAACTCTAATTGTTCAACAGCTggtgtatattttaatttgccaTCTTCCCATTTAAGACATTTTTCTTTAGGTTCCTCTAATGTCGGACTAACCTCATTTTGTGGTTTCTTTATGTTTTGAAGTTCTTTGGGTAGTTGTTCTGTTTCTTGGTTTGGTAATGACAGTTGCTGTAATTTTGGTTCAACTGAGTGAGTTGGAGGttctaaattttcaattttagatGGTGGACCTGGTCTAGCTCTTTTAACAACAGGTGGTGCACGCCGTTTGCGATATTTCCTTTTATCTTCAACCCAACAGTCTTCTTCCGAAGACTCTTCTTTTAAGGCTAAAGGTCTAGCAAGACGCTTCCTTTCATTAGTAGGAGGAGGCTGTGATGGCTTATCTGTCTTTCtcttatttacaattaatttttcatCATCAGAAGATGTAGAACTTGAAGAGCTTGCACGTTTAGGAAACATAAACTGTTCAGCTTCATCACTTAACACTGACAACTCTGATCTTCGGACCTTCCTAAATTTTACTACAAGAGGCTTTGTCCCATTACATACAGATTCCTTTTTCTTGGTGAATCCACCACTTGAACGTAATTTTGTGCTAACTCCAACAACTTTATAATACTGACGATCCTCTGATGGTATTGAATCACTTGATTTCTTACTACATCTAGTGTTATGTTTTTTCTCTTCATCATGCCCATTTCTTTTGGGACTGATATTACCGCTACTAGTATCAGGTGATTGAGATTGTTTTGAGCTTCTGCTTTTTATTTCAAACTCACCATTACATAATTTCCTCATTGATCGTCTCTCTCCATTAAGAGGAGTGGCTTTGTCTAAGAATGTGTTAACATCTGCACCAGAATTAATGAGAGAGTCAAGTGATAGGAAGTTGGTATGATCTCTGACAAATGCTAAATGATGTGGTGACCGTCTGTGTAAGGATGCATCTGTATAATCTATATTACACATCTCACAGTAGCCCCCCTTTTCTTCTTTTAATTCCTTCTCTTTAATCCTTGGCCGACTCTTCCTCGTCATTCTAAAACATAATTAACTgtattaatttgttaaaataactAAGCTTCCAAATATTAAAAGAGAACTATTCACTTTCGGCCCAAATCCTAGTGTCGGCCATAAAAACATTTT includes the following:
- the LOC126979518 gene encoding uncharacterized protein LOC126979518 isoform X3 produces the protein MLQRLYEHSPPKPVTHNYIQLTVQKAISLLDKLYDTFFVAPRKAHVNYFNKHFIKIEFLDKPCKPVFKEFDEWPQISLETYSVKENKEKNNSQETNAIPSNNNQKMTRKSRPRIKEKELKEEKGGYCEMCNIDYTDASLHRRSPHHLAFVRDHTNFLSLDSLINSGADVNTFLDKATPLNGERRSMRKLCNGEFEIKSRSSKQSQSPDTSSGNISPKRNGHDEEKKHNTRCSKKSSDSIPSEDRQYYKVVGVSTKLRSSGGFTKKKESVCNGTKPLVVKFRKVRRSELSVLSDEAEQFMFPKRASSSSSTSSDDEKLIVNKRKTDKPSQPPPTNERKRLARPLALKEESSEEDCWVEDKRKYRKRRAPPVVKRARPGPPSKIENLEPPTHSVEPKLQQLSLPNQETEQLPKELQNIKKPQNEVSPTLEEPKEKCLKWEDGKLKYTPAVEQLEFAFESVPQSEPWFESFKRQDEDKIVARNVSNYFAIYTKSPKLPYEMGQLPSLKPNCCPLSDLVKQREEKPGPSRSYGTRGMKKRRMKKRTEAVIALESHPRKSPREHASTLAILGSAGLLHRHKHIIDDTKSTASEDTVVDTNVTSKTELVLSEAQEASERLQQFLSEVFDDASDYDVSDELIDSDSAVIPSKTILDVSSLVSECENCDLISNEIKQGTATRGRRGRFKKKNKTGWPSKKNKKKGSRTSSFECQSKTEGSVGQSSIDTDDDTISEVDQGLSETEITLTEDKDSKIDANTYTLKSDSQESRFPDPIIPMDVCEDKNNSEIVEEKCSEHNSKESDSDKRTTSESDDKEEKISKNKRALQGLCDWLPVIKVARVDSIAGRRLRSAGRSRSNRFR
- the LOC126979518 gene encoding uncharacterized protein LOC126979518 isoform X1, which translates into the protein MVSTYQLQEKYNKIRKNFCFYLDIQESAMSRCISQRLLDMGLREEVFLTSRVTHIVADRFRTEGPQWPRREGRARADAMLQRLYEHSPPKPVTHNYIQLTVQKAISLLDKLYDTFFVAPRKAHVNYFNKHFIKIEFLDKPCKPVFKEFDEWPQISLETYSVKENKEKNNSQETNAIPSNNNQKMTRKSRPRIKEKELKEEKGGYCEMCNIDYTDASLHRRSPHHLAFVRDHTNFLSLDSLINSGADVNTFLDKATPLNGERRSMRKLCNGEFEIKSRSSKQSQSPDTSSGNISPKRNGHDEEKKHNTRCSKKSSDSIPSEDRQYYKVVGVSTKLRSSGGFTKKKESVCNGTKPLVVKFRKVRRSELSVLSDEAEQFMFPKRASSSSSTSSDDEKLIVNKRKTDKPSQPPPTNERKRLARPLALKEESSEEDCWVEDKRKYRKRRAPPVVKRARPGPPSKIENLEPPTHSVEPKLQQLSLPNQETEQLPKELQNIKKPQNEVSPTLEEPKEKCLKWEDGKLKYTPAVEQLEFAFESVPQSEPWFESFKRQDEDKIVARNVSNYFAIYTKSPKLPYEMGQLPSLKPNCCPLSDLVKQREEKPGPSRSYGTRGMKKRRMKKRTEAVIALESHPRKSPREHASTLAILGSAGLLHRHKHIIDDTKSTASEDTVVDTNVTSKTELVLSEAQEASERLQQFLSEVFDDASDYDVSDELIDSDSAVIPSKTILDVSSLVSECENCDLISNEIKQGTATRGRRGRFKKKNKTGWPSKKNKKKGSRTSSFECQSKTEGSVGQSSIDTDDDTISEVDQGLSETEITLTEDKDSKIDANTYTLKSDSQESRFPDPIIPMDVCEDKNNSEIVEEKCSEHNSKESDSDKRTTSESDDKEEKISKNKRALQGLCDWLPVIKVARVDSIAGRRLRSAGRSRSNRFR
- the LOC126979581 gene encoding acyl carrier protein, mitochondrial isoform X2, giving the protein MAAVNLARSAFTGLLRNSTLIKTPIVCRLSTVALLQKYQTIRNISKLNNNFHLLSNGSEKLGLRHFSHGPPLTIDLIKSRVLLVLQLYDKVDPEKLTLNSHFMQDLGLDSLDHVEVIMAMEDEFGFEIPDGDAERLLKPQDIVQYICDKEDIFE
- the LOC126979518 gene encoding uncharacterized protein LOC126979518 isoform X4; its protein translation is MTRKSRPRIKEKELKEEKGGYCEMCNIDYTDASLHRRSPHHLAFVRDHTNFLSLDSLINSGADVNTFLDKATPLNGERRSMRKLCNGEFEIKSRSSKQSQSPDTSSGNISPKRNGHDEEKKHNTRCSKKSSDSIPSEDRQYYKVVGVSTKLRSSGGFTKKKESVCNGTKPLVVKFRKVRRSELSVLSDEAEQFMFPKRASSSSSTSSDDEKLIVNKRKTDKPSQPPPTNERKRLARPLALKEESSEEDCWVEDKRKYRKRRAPPVVKRARPGPPSKIENLEPPTHSVEPKLQQLSLPNQETEQLPKELQNIKKPQNEVSPTLEEPKEKCLKWEDGKLKYTPAVEQLEFAFESVPQSEPWFESFKRQDEDKIVARNVSNYFAIYTKSPKLPYEMGQLPSLKPNCCPLSDLVKQREEKPGPSRSYGTRGMKKRRMKKRTEAVIALESHPRKSPREHASTLAILGSAGLLHRHKHIIDDTKSTASEDTVVDTNVTSKTELVLSEAQEASERLQQFLSEVFDDASDYDVSDELIDSDSAVIPSKTILDVSSLVSECENCDLISNEIKQGTATRGRRGRFKKKNKTGWPSKKNKKKGSRTSSFECQSKTEGSVGQSSIDTDDDTISEVDQGLSETEITLTEDKDSKIDANTYTLKSDSQESRFPDPIIPMDVCEDKNNSEIVEEKCSEHNSKESDSDKRTTSESDDKEEKISKNKRALQGLCDWLPVIKVARVDSIAGRRLRSAGRSRSNRFR
- the LOC126979518 gene encoding uncharacterized protein LOC126979518 isoform X2 produces the protein MVSTYQLQEKYNKIRKNFCFYLDIQESAMSRCISQRLLDMGLREEVFLTSRVTHIVADRFRTEGPQWPRREGRARADAMLQRLYEHSPPKPAISLLDKLYDTFFVAPRKAHVNYFNKHFIKIEFLDKPCKPVFKEFDEWPQISLETYSVKENKEKNNSQETNAIPSNNNQKMTRKSRPRIKEKELKEEKGGYCEMCNIDYTDASLHRRSPHHLAFVRDHTNFLSLDSLINSGADVNTFLDKATPLNGERRSMRKLCNGEFEIKSRSSKQSQSPDTSSGNISPKRNGHDEEKKHNTRCSKKSSDSIPSEDRQYYKVVGVSTKLRSSGGFTKKKESVCNGTKPLVVKFRKVRRSELSVLSDEAEQFMFPKRASSSSSTSSDDEKLIVNKRKTDKPSQPPPTNERKRLARPLALKEESSEEDCWVEDKRKYRKRRAPPVVKRARPGPPSKIENLEPPTHSVEPKLQQLSLPNQETEQLPKELQNIKKPQNEVSPTLEEPKEKCLKWEDGKLKYTPAVEQLEFAFESVPQSEPWFESFKRQDEDKIVARNVSNYFAIYTKSPKLPYEMGQLPSLKPNCCPLSDLVKQREEKPGPSRSYGTRGMKKRRMKKRTEAVIALESHPRKSPREHASTLAILGSAGLLHRHKHIIDDTKSTASEDTVVDTNVTSKTELVLSEAQEASERLQQFLSEVFDDASDYDVSDELIDSDSAVIPSKTILDVSSLVSECENCDLISNEIKQGTATRGRRGRFKKKNKTGWPSKKNKKKGSRTSSFECQSKTEGSVGQSSIDTDDDTISEVDQGLSETEITLTEDKDSKIDANTYTLKSDSQESRFPDPIIPMDVCEDKNNSEIVEEKCSEHNSKESDSDKRTTSESDDKEEKISKNKRALQGLCDWLPVIKVARVDSIAGRRLRSAGRSRSNRFR